CCACGGCGTTGCGGATGCCCCGGCCGCCGTGGTGCAGGTTCTTCCGCGCGTAGGCGACCAGTTTCTCCCGCGCCGCGGGCTCCAGCGACACCTCCACCTTGCGCGTTTCCAGGGTGGCCCGGTTCAGCTTGTTGATGAGCAGGTCCACTATCTGCTCGTCCAGCGGCGGCTTGATGAAGTCGAAGACGACAAAATTGTCGCCGAAACGGTTCAGAATTTCCGGGCGGCCCAGGATGAAGTTGAAGTGTTCCCGGATGGCGTCCAGGATGATCTCACGCATCCGCACATAGGGCATGTCCGGCGTCACCAGGACACGGGGCCCCGCCTCCTCCGTGCGGGCGACCGTGCCCAGGTTGCTCGTGAAGATGATGATGCACTCCGAGAAGTACACCGTGTCCCCCTTGCTGTCCGTGAGCCGTCCGTCGTCGAGGATTTGAAGGAACTTGTCGAAGATGCTGGCGTGGGCCTTTTCTATCTCGTCGAAGAGGATGATGGAGAAGGGGTTTTTCTTCACCGCGTTGGTGAGCTGCCCGCCCTCCTCGTAGCCCACATAGCCGGGGGGCGCGCCCAGCAGGCGCTGGTCCGCCTGGGCCACGGCGTACTCGCTCATGTCGAAGCGCAGCAGGCGCTCCTCCCGCCCGAAAAGAAGTTCGGCCATGGCCTTCGCCATTTCCGTCTTGCCCACCCCCGTGGGGCCCGCGAAAAAGAGCACGCCCCTGGGCCGGTTCGTCTTGTTCGCGTCCCCGGCGGCCAGGCCGATTTTTGCCCGCTTCACGATGTCCAGCACCCGCGCCACCGCCGCCTCCTGCCCCTTGATCCGTTCGCGCACGAAAACCTCGGCGTTTTTCAGCCGTTCGCTGTCCATCTGGTCCCACTCGCTCGTGGTCACCCCGTACTTGTACATCTCCGCGAGGCGCCGCACGTTGGACACGCCCGTCTTCGCCTCCACCACGGGAATCTTCTCCCGCACCGAGAGGCTCAGCAGGCTGCGCATCTCGTAGTTGGACAGGCCCTCGCTGAAGTCCACAAAGTCGCCCACCACGCCCTGGGGCGCGGCGGTTTCCGGAACTGCCCCGTGGAAGTAGCGGTAATACCGC
The DNA window shown above is from Candidatus Hydrogenedentota bacterium and carries:
- a CDS encoding ATP-dependent Clp protease ATP-binding subunit yields the protein MIVINDESPKWLRELARFSSIKNVLFLYGNTYDLVSFPVQGEEPGGPRWTESDLPGFLRRWLTGLRYEVVGWADPVEDLSFATPEMEAVFDKIVRGGDAGDGAAEGDAERPEAGQEGRSMTSNQGGMLSRAADRIRGVRPRAVDWDGVIHRIGMGLQNPRVPCAFIVDLASRFTSSPDRMPRDERLLLTRMLKASLASREVIRENGRWNNLLILICEKLNDLPAFLYLNNPRARSIHIEPPDREERGRFIQRYYRYFHGAVPETAAPQGVVGDFVDFSEGLSNYEMRSLLSLSVREKIPVVEAKTGVSNVRRLAEMYKYGVTTSEWDQMDSERLKNAEVFVRERIKGQEAAVARVLDIVKRAKIGLAAGDANKTNRPRGVLFFAGPTGVGKTEMAKAMAELLFGREERLLRFDMSEYAVAQADQRLLGAPPGYVGYEEGGQLTNAVKKNPFSIILFDEIEKAHASIFDKFLQILDDGRLTDSKGDTVYFSECIIIFTSNLGTVARTEEAGPRVLVTPDMPYVRMREIILDAIREHFNFILGRPEILNRFGDNFVVFDFIKPPLDEQIVDLLINKLNRATLETRKVEVSLEPAAREKLVAYARKNLHHGGRGIRNAVDFALVNPLSRVLFDSDVPTGARVKVLDLLDHGVDAATRIELVVRVEHS